A region of Dioscorea cayenensis subsp. rotundata cultivar TDr96_F1 chromosome 5, TDr96_F1_v2_PseudoChromosome.rev07_lg8_w22 25.fasta, whole genome shotgun sequence DNA encodes the following proteins:
- the LOC120260911 gene encoding nuclear cap-binding protein subunit 2: MASLFKDPNKLSAYRDRRFSGTQEEYEHALRTSTTLYVGNMSFYSTEEQVYELFSRAGEIKKIIMGLDKNSKTPCGFCFILYYSREDTEDAVKYISGTILDDRPIRVDFDWGFEEGRQWGRGRSGGQVRDEYRTDYDPDRGGYGKLVQRELEAQRQLVDYGAGSLGAFQPSYSRHDGDRRGRPNNRYERDHHHHHHHHHHRKRHRENEHSGHETSRRTSDYDSRRPSDQDSRQEKNPRFRDSGDSEEDEDDDRKRRR, encoded by the exons ATGGCTTCTCTTTTCAAG GATCCGAACAAGCTTTCGGCTTACAGGGACCGGAGGTTCTCGGGCACACAGGAGGAGTACGAGCACGCGCTGCGGACCTCGACGACGCTTTACGTGGGGAATATGTCCTTTTACTCCACCGAGGAGCAGGTTTACGAGCTCTTCTCCCGTGCCGGAGAGATCAAGAAGATCATCATGGGTCTTGACAAAAACTCCAAGACACCTTGTGGCTTTTGCTTCATCCT GTACTATTCTCGTGAAGATACTGAGGATGCAGTAAAATATATAAGTGGAACTATCCTAGATGATCGTCCAATTCGTGTGGATTTTGACTGGGGATTTGAAGAAGGCAGGCAATGGGGTCGTGGTCGAAGTGGTGGTCAA GTGAGAGATGAGTACCGAACTGATTATGATCCTG ATAGAGGCGGTTACGGAAAACTAGTGCAGAGAGAACTTGAAGCACAGAGACAGTTGGTGGATTATGGTGCAGGTTCACTGGGGGCTTTTCAGCCAAGTT ATAGCAGACATGATGGTGACCGACGAGGGCGTCCAAACAACAGATATGAGAGAG atcatcaccatcaccaccaccatcatcatcatcggaAGCGCCATCGGGAGAATGAACATTCAGGTCACGAGACATCAAGGAGAACCTCTGACTATGATTCCAGGAGACCCTCTGATCAAGATTCTAGACAG GAGAAGAACCCACGGTTCCGAGACAGTGGTGACTCTGAAGAGGATGAAGACGATGACAGGAAGAGGCGCCGATAG
- the LOC120260910 gene encoding protein E6-like — protein sequence MASSLKQLSTAIIFIFFSISLLPTHARDSMFFSKMQRNETNEVPREPPPNEKEEPKSLPPPSQAWGETPANEKEPMSFPPSSQQGYDLYAHGTTELIIINNNNNNNNNNNNDAKKCDNNSGGHEAPSKYDNNEYVNKGYGMSDTRLINNNDDNNNHHNIGDAEKYDNYYSGHEASSRYVNNEYVNKGYGKSDNKFSENGKYHYDAQAERYQNGYDPLSENSAGYVSYNGNGKRGGNYGYGSYRSGSTTNGNAYKEYSERVENQNNDERFGNQYNNERFGNQYNNERFGDQYSNEGQENQFNTP from the coding sequence ATGGCTTCATCTTTGAAACAACTATCCACtgccatcatcttcatcttcttttccatTTCCCTTCTCCCTACCCATGCAAGGGACAGTATGTTCTTCAGCAAAATGCAGAGGAATGAGACTAATGAAGTCCCCAGAGAACCTCCGCCCAACGAAAAAGAAGAGCCGAAGAGTTTGCCACCCCCATCCCAAGCTTGGGGAGAAACTCCAGCTAACGAAAAAGAACCGATGAGTTTCCCGCCGTCATCCCAACAAGGTTATGACCTCTATGCCCATGGCACTACTGAGTTAATAataatcaacaacaacaacaacaataacaacaacaacaacaatgatgcTAAGAAGTGCGATAACAACTCTGGTGGTCATGAAGCTCCTTCAAAGTACGATAACAACGAGTATGTGAACAAAGGATATGGtatgagtgacactaggttaaTTAACAACAACGACGACAACAACAACCACCACAACATTGGTGATGCTGAGAAGTATGATAACTACTATAGTGGTCATGAAGCTTCTTCAAGGTATGTTAACAATGAGTATGTGAACAAAGGATACGGTAAGAGTGACAATAAATTTTCAGAAAATGGGAAATATCATTATGATGCGCAGGCTGAAAGGTATCAGAATGGATATGATCCACTGAGTGAGAACTCAGCAGGATATGTTTCTTATAATGGTAATGGTAAGAGAGGTGGTAACTATGGTTATGGGAGTTATAGGTCTGGCTCTACTACTAATGGGAATGCTTACAAGGAGTACAGTGAAAGAGTTGAGaaccaaaacaatgatgaaagGTTtggaaatcaatacaacaatgAAAGGTTTGGGAATCAATACAACAATGAAAGGTTTGGGGATCAGTACAGCAATGAAGGCCAAGAAAATCAGTTTAATACTCCATGA
- the LOC120261659 gene encoding protein E6-like, translating to MASSLKQLSIVITFIFFSISLLLPIHARDSMFFSKMQRNETSHDEVPGETQAVEKEEPMSFPPSSRHGHGLYGHGTNEFTTTTTTNNNNHDDDAEKYDNYYSGHEASSRNVNNEYVNKGYGMSDTRFLENGKYYYDVQGEKYQNGYDPLSDQNSAGYVSYYGNGNRDGNNGYGGYRSGSSTNGNAYKEYNERVENQYNNERFGNQYNNERFGKQYNNERVENQYNNERFGSQYNSERFEDQYSNEGQEDQFNTP from the coding sequence ATGGCTTCATCTTTGAAACAACTCTCCATTGTTAtcaccttcatcttcttctccatttccTTGCTTCTCCCTATCCATGCAAGGGACAGTATGTTCTTCAGCAAAATGCAGAGGAATGAGACCAGTCATGATGAAGTCCCCGGAGAAACTCAAGCCGTCGAAAAAGAAGAACCGATGAGTTTCCCGCCGTCGTCCCGACATGGTCATGGCCTTTATGGCCATGGCACTAATGAGtttaccaccaccaccaccactaacaacaacaaccatgatgatgatgctgagaagtatgataattattatagtGGTCATGAAGCTTCTTCAAGGAATGTTAACAATGAGTATGTGAACAAAGGATATGGtatgagtgacactaggtttttAGAGAATGGGAAATATTATTATGATGTGCAGGGTGAAAAGTATCAGAATGGATATGATCCATTGAGTGATCAGAACTCAGCAGGATATGTTTCTTATTATGGTAATGGTAATAGAGATGGTAACAATGGCTATGGAGGTTATAGGTCTGGTTCTTCTACTAATGGGAATGCTTACAAGGAGTACAATGAAAGAGTGGAGAATCAATACAACAATGAGAGGTTTGGGAATCAATACAACAATGAAAGGTTTGGGAAACAATACAACAATGAAAGAGTTGAGAATCAATACAACAATGAAAGGTTTGGAAGTCAATACAACAGTGAAAGGTTTGAGGATCAATACAGCAATGAAGGTCAAGAGGATCAGTTTAATACCCCATGA
- the LOC120262146 gene encoding signaling peptide TAXIMIN 2 codes for MEDCRPLGFLIGLPFALVAVLISLVGAVIWILGSILSCLCPCCACFAGLANLAVDLIKLPVKVIRWFIHQIPC; via the exons ATGGAGGATTGCAGGCCTTTGGGGTTCTTGATCGGCCTCCCATTCGCTCTCGTTGCTGTGTTGATCTCCCTCGTCGGCGCCGTGATCTGGATTTTAGG TTCCATCTTGAGTTGTTTGTGCCCTTGTTGCGCTTGCTTTGCGGGTCTTGCCAATCTTGCTGTAGATCTGATCAAACTCCCTGTCAAAGTTATCAGATGGTTCATTCACCAGATCCCTTGCTGA